One region of Seriola aureovittata isolate HTS-2021-v1 ecotype China chromosome 15, ASM2101889v1, whole genome shotgun sequence genomic DNA includes:
- the LOC130182851 gene encoding hexokinase-2-like, translated as MSNAAANGKKPKMSGETVNLHVDGIPPDRLSKVEKYLELFHLPQEKLKEVSARLKRDLIRGLGKHSHHRAAVKMLPTFVRATPDGTEKGDYLALDLGGTNFRVLHVRVVEEQQRVLKMDSKICAIPQEIMLGTGEQLFDHIAACLSEFLDSQDLKGQTLPLGFTFSFPCEQKEIDKSILIRWTKGFNCSGVEGRDVVQLLKEAIRRRGDYDIGSVAMVNDTVGTMMSCGYRDQSCEIGMIIGTGTNACYMEEMKNVKRVEGEAGRMCINTEWGGFGDDGSLRDIQTEFDVVVDQTSINPGVHTFEKMISGMYLGEIVRLLLVKLTEDKLLFNGQTSEALLTPGSFETKFISEIEEEGTGLENGQNILTELGVKWDPVDVRVVRLVCDTISSRSARLCAAALATIANRIRVNRGLDHLKTTVGVDGTVYRKHPNFSEELQDTVRLLVPKCSISFLVSEDGSGKGAAMVTAVAQRLALQSRLLEDSDGEDEEVEEDEEEEEDK; from the exons ATGAGCAACGCAGCGGCAAACGGCAAGAAGCCTAAAATGAGTGGAGAGACCGTGAACCTGCACGTGGACGGCATCCCTCCGGACAGGCTCAGTAAG GTGGAGAAGTACCTGGAGCTTTTCCATCTGCCCCAGGAGAAGCTGAAGGAGGTTTCTGCTCGGCTGAAGAGGGACCTGATCCGAGGTTTAGGGAAACACTCGCATCACAGGGCGGCCGTCAAGATGCTGCCCACCTTCGTCCGGGCCACGCCAGACGGGACAG AGAAGGGCGACTACCTGGCGTTGGATCTGGGTGGAACAAACTTCCGTGTGCTTCACGTCCGTGtggtggaggagcagcagagggtgCTGAAGATGGACAGTAAGATCTGTGCCATCCCTCAGGAGATCATGCTGGGGACTGGAGAACAG ctGTTCGACCACATCGCGGCCTGTCTCAGCGAATTCCTCGACTCTCAGGACCTGAAGGGACAAACTCTCCCCCTGGGCTTCACCTTCTCCTTCCCCTGCGAACAGAAAGAAATCGACAag AGCATCCTGATCCGCTGGACCAAAGGCTTCAACTGCTCCGGAGTGGAGGGAAGAGACGTGGTGCAGCTGCTGAAAGAGGCCATTCGCAGGAGAGGG GACTACGATATAGGCTCGGTTGCCATGGTGAACGACACGGTGGGCACGATGATGAGCTGTGGATACAGGGACCAGAGCTGTGAGATCGGCATGATCATAG gcACGGGAACCAACGCCTGCTAcatggaggagatgaagaacGTGAAGCGGGTGGAGGGCGAGGCCGGGCGCATGTGCATCAACACAGAGTGGGGCGGCTTCGGAGACGACGGCTCCCTGAGGGACATCCAGACGGAGTTTGACGTGGTGGTGGACCAGACGTCCATCAACCCCGGCGTCCACAC cttcgAGAAGATGATCAGCGGCATGTATTTGGGAGAAATCGTTCGACTGCTGCTGGTGAAGCTGACGGAGGACAAGCTGCTGTTTAACGGACAGACGTCGGAGGCGCTGCTGACCCCGGGCAGTTTCGAGACCAAGTTCATCTCTGAGATCGAGGA GGAGGGCACCGGTCTGGAAAATGGCCAGAACATTCTGACCGAGTTGGGTGTGAAGTGGGATCCGGTCGACGTACGCGTGGTGCGTCTGGTCTGCGACACCATTTCCTCGCGCTCCGCCCGTCTCTGCGCCGCCGCCCTGGCAACCATCGCCAACCGAATCCGTGTCAACCGAGGGCTGGATCACCTGAAGACCACCGTCGGCGTGGACGGGACCGTCTACAGAAAACACCCCAA TTTCAGCGAGGAGCTCCAGGACACGGTGCGCCTCCTCGTCCCCAAGTGTAGCATCTCCTTCCTGGTCTCGGAGGACGGCAGTGGGAAGGGCGCTGCCATGGTAACGGCTGTGGCTCAGCGGCTGGCTCTCCAGTCCAGGCTGTTAGAGGACAGTGAcggtgaggatgaggaggtggaggaggacgaggaggaggaggaagataaaTAA